The following coding sequences lie in one Spirosoma sp. KUDC1026 genomic window:
- a CDS encoding SusC/RagA family TonB-linked outer membrane protein, whose translation MINSLRRSSYVGIFLLVLLGTGFSVTALPRTALDALVPITGTVKSPTGEVLPGINVVIKSTTKGTSTDADGKFTIDAPTDAVLVFSGIGFTTQEVPVNNRSVLDVTLASDNKQLDEVVVVGYGTQKRNALTNSVAQIGGEEIARRPVSNIQQSLQGQLPGVTVLDRGGAPGRSNSTIRVRGITTFNINSSSTSGYDLSKNEALVIVDGIEQRLADINPDDIESISILKDASSTAIYGSRATNGVVLVTTKRAKGGKVQVDYHGYYAIQNSINTPRNMGLEDYMRMQVVAYTNAGSALPARFTEQSIQAYVNATDREKYPLPNTWFQTMLHPAPQQNHTLSVAGGNETLRTRLSLRYQDQDGIITHYASKIGEVRLNADYTISPKIRLSGDLNYRYNYSQTPTADVIDRFFHGSLWAVPKYADGTYGLSTQGNNPLMFAEIGGDSKRYNDFLVGYVKGDWEILDGLTFSTQLAGRGYFTAEKNYTNAYTNVDKNTNITKTITNNSLTEVRNSLREYTLINLLTYDRSWGSHGVKGLLGYSQIGNTQTFLSAYRERFYSNDIQSIGQGANDGTKSNTGNDAVYGLRSYFGRINYDYDGKYLVEVNGRYDGSSKFTGQKQYSFFPSFSAGWRIAKEDFCQGLRSTVNDLKLRGSWGRTGNQSVDLYSYYAALTAGGYNFNGASVQGYRQTSLANTNLGWESTTQLDLGLDASFLRGRMNLTVDYYRKLTNDILLNLDIPATIGLTAPPQNAGSVENKGWEFSLNYRGAKSSSGFQYNLGANFSINDNKVVDLKGTGPYISGTDINPRYIIAVGLPINTLWGYKTDGLFQTQEEINAYKATYAANTKPGDVKYVDLNGDGKIDANDMTNIGNSFPRYSFGLTSNFTFRNFELNLLVQGAAKVSTRLAGALAEMGNQEGFTHSIYTNNYWTPEHTDARFPRPLKFDLRNVATSDRLVIDGSYVRLKNIQLAYVIPATIANKIRAGRARVYVSATNIFTLSKLNEWNLDPEVESGRAVYYPQTSLYTLGLNLQF comes from the coding sequence ATGATCAATTCTTTACGAAGATCCTCTTACGTAGGAATCTTTCTGCTGGTACTGCTTGGTACTGGATTTAGCGTCACGGCCCTTCCAAGAACTGCGCTGGACGCGTTGGTACCCATCACCGGTACGGTCAAAAGTCCCACGGGCGAAGTACTACCGGGCATCAATGTAGTCATCAAAAGCACCACGAAAGGAACCAGCACAGACGCCGACGGGAAGTTCACGATCGACGCACCCACCGATGCGGTGCTGGTATTTTCGGGTATTGGGTTCACCACGCAGGAGGTGCCTGTCAATAACCGTAGTGTGCTCGATGTAACGTTAGCCTCCGATAATAAGCAGCTCGATGAGGTGGTTGTCGTGGGTTATGGTACCCAGAAACGAAACGCCCTGACCAATTCGGTTGCGCAGATTGGCGGGGAAGAGATCGCCCGGCGGCCGGTTTCCAACATTCAGCAGTCGTTGCAGGGGCAGCTACCCGGCGTTACGGTCCTGGACCGGGGTGGCGCACCAGGGCGTTCCAACTCAACTATTCGGGTGCGGGGCATCACTACGTTCAACATCAATAGCAGCAGCACCAGCGGTTACGATCTGAGCAAGAACGAAGCCTTGGTGATTGTCGATGGGATTGAGCAGCGGCTGGCCGATATTAATCCGGATGATATTGAGTCGATCTCTATCCTGAAAGATGCTTCCTCGACGGCTATTTACGGATCAAGGGCGACCAATGGCGTCGTGCTGGTGACGACCAAGCGCGCAAAAGGCGGAAAAGTACAGGTCGACTATCACGGGTATTACGCCATCCAGAACTCGATCAATACACCCCGCAATATGGGTCTGGAAGATTACATGCGGATGCAGGTAGTCGCATATACCAACGCCGGTTCGGCCCTGCCTGCCCGCTTTACGGAACAGTCAATTCAGGCGTACGTCAATGCGACCGATCGGGAGAAATACCCACTGCCCAACACCTGGTTTCAAACCATGCTGCACCCGGCTCCCCAGCAGAATCATACCCTATCTGTAGCGGGGGGGAACGAAACGTTACGTACCCGGCTGAGCCTGCGCTATCAGGACCAGGATGGGATCATTACGCACTACGCCAGCAAAATTGGTGAAGTACGCCTGAACGCAGATTATACCATTTCTCCCAAAATCCGGCTCAGCGGTGACCTCAACTACCGGTATAATTACTCGCAGACACCCACGGCGGACGTAATTGACCGCTTTTTCCACGGCTCACTCTGGGCCGTCCCCAAATACGCCGACGGTACGTACGGACTGAGTACGCAGGGAAACAATCCGTTGATGTTCGCGGAAATTGGGGGCGACTCGAAACGGTATAATGACTTTCTGGTTGGGTACGTCAAAGGAGACTGGGAAATCCTGGATGGCCTGACATTCTCGACGCAACTGGCGGGGCGTGGGTATTTCACGGCGGAGAAAAATTACACGAACGCCTACACCAACGTCGATAAGAATACGAATATCACCAAAACCATCACCAATAATTCCCTGACCGAAGTACGGAACTCGCTGCGGGAATACACGCTGATCAATCTGCTTACCTACGACCGGAGTTGGGGCAGTCATGGAGTCAAAGGCTTGCTGGGGTACTCGCAGATTGGTAACACCCAGACGTTTTTGAGCGCCTATCGTGAACGGTTTTACAGCAACGACATTCAATCGATCGGGCAAGGGGCAAACGACGGAACCAAAAGCAACACCGGCAACGATGCTGTCTACGGACTACGGTCTTATTTTGGTCGGATCAACTACGATTATGACGGGAAATACTTGGTTGAAGTAAACGGTCGTTACGATGGGTCGTCCAAATTTACGGGGCAGAAACAGTACAGTTTCTTCCCGTCGTTCTCGGCTGGCTGGCGCATTGCGAAAGAAGATTTCTGTCAAGGTTTACGATCGACCGTGAACGACCTGAAACTGCGCGGCTCCTGGGGACGGACGGGGAATCAGTCGGTCGATCTGTACAGTTATTACGCGGCCCTTACGGCTGGCGGTTATAATTTTAATGGCGCGTCGGTGCAGGGCTATCGGCAGACATCGCTGGCGAACACTAATCTGGGCTGGGAGTCGACCACCCAACTCGATCTTGGGCTGGACGCGTCCTTCCTGCGTGGGCGTATGAACCTGACGGTGGACTACTATCGAAAGCTAACCAACGACATCCTGCTGAATCTGGATATTCCGGCCACCATCGGGTTGACCGCCCCGCCCCAGAACGCCGGATCGGTGGAAAATAAAGGCTGGGAGTTTAGCCTGAACTACCGGGGTGCCAAGAGTTCGTCGGGTTTCCAGTACAACCTGGGCGCCAACTTCAGTATCAACGATAACAAAGTCGTGGACCTGAAAGGGACCGGGCCGTATATCTCAGGAACCGACATTAATCCCCGTTACATCATCGCTGTTGGCCTGCCCATCAATACGTTATGGGGGTATAAAACAGATGGTCTGTTCCAGACGCAGGAAGAAATTAATGCCTACAAAGCGACCTACGCGGCCAATACGAAACCGGGTGATGTGAAATACGTCGACCTGAATGGCGACGGCAAGATTGACGCCAATGACATGACCAACATTGGCAATTCGTTTCCCCGCTACTCGTTCGGACTTACTTCGAATTTTACGTTCCGGAATTTCGAGCTGAATCTATTAGTCCAGGGGGCGGCCAAAGTGAGCACACGACTGGCCGGGGCGCTGGCCGAAATGGGAAACCAGGAAGGCTTTACGCACTCGATCTACACGAACAATTACTGGACGCCTGAGCACACCGACGCCCGTTTCCCCCGACCGCTGAAGTTCGACCTGCGGAACGTAGCGACCTCCGACCGGCTGGTGATCGATGGGTCGTATGTGCGGCTCAAAAACATTCAACTGGCGTACGTGATTCCGGCAACCATTGCCAACAAAATACGGGCGGGCCGGGCGCGCGTCTACGTATCGGCCACCAACATATTTACCCTCTCTAAATTGAACGAGTGGAATCTGGACCCGGAAGTTGAATCGGGCCGGGCGGTGTACTACCCGCAAACGTCGCTCTACACCCTGGGCCTTAACCTACAGTTCTAA
- a CDS encoding RagB/SusD family nutrient uptake outer membrane protein codes for MKRIPYFLLSSFLMLSGLTLISCDRELLDTVPNDRLSESVFWRTENDARLAVNSLYTDLDSTNIISWDALTDIAHTNQPFDVQAYIEMGQYDATSSKVLNEWIKAYRGVRACNYFLQNVDKVASTNTALISQFKGEARALRAYQYLKLAALFGDVPLLTAPISLDESRTLTRTPVAQVWDFVDKELTEAAGLLPLTYAAADKGRVTKGAALGLRARSNLFAGRYQQAAEAADQVMKLGVYGLYESYEKLFTTAAENNKEVLLDRQFVKDTYPINVFNLLAPYSQKNATSTYVPTKALVDMYETTTGKVITDPTSSYDPANPYQNRDPRLNYSVFLAGDPLPSGATFQPAPNSGTADAVGNTYIASTTGFNIKKYVNAEDYANPVNGGINIILLRYAEILLTYAEAKIELNQLDASVISAINLVRNSRADVKQPAISSTATQAELRAIVRRERTVELAFEGVRLFDIRRRKTAETVLPGPVYGITYKADNGALATVQVVAVNRVFDKSRHYLWPVPQRELYLTPSLTQTAGW; via the coding sequence ATGAAACGAATACCGTATTTTCTACTTTCTTCTTTTCTGATGCTCTCCGGTCTAACGCTAATCTCCTGCGACCGGGAGTTGCTGGACACAGTTCCCAACGACCGCTTGTCGGAAAGCGTTTTCTGGCGAACGGAGAACGACGCCCGGCTGGCCGTCAATTCCCTCTACACCGACCTCGATAGTACGAACATTATCAGCTGGGATGCCCTGACGGACATTGCCCACACCAACCAGCCATTTGACGTGCAGGCCTACATCGAAATGGGGCAGTACGATGCCACCAGTTCAAAGGTGCTGAACGAGTGGATAAAAGCGTACCGGGGTGTTCGGGCCTGCAATTATTTTCTGCAAAATGTCGATAAGGTGGCCTCAACGAACACGGCGCTCATCAGTCAGTTCAAAGGGGAGGCAAGAGCGCTGCGGGCATATCAATACCTGAAACTGGCGGCTTTGTTCGGCGATGTACCGTTACTGACCGCGCCCATTTCGCTGGACGAAAGCCGGACGCTGACCCGTACGCCGGTTGCCCAGGTTTGGGACTTTGTGGACAAGGAATTAACGGAAGCCGCTGGTTTACTGCCGCTGACCTACGCGGCTGCTGATAAAGGCCGCGTAACAAAAGGGGCTGCTCTGGGCTTACGAGCACGATCCAATCTGTTTGCGGGGCGCTATCAACAGGCTGCCGAAGCCGCCGACCAGGTGATGAAACTGGGGGTGTACGGCCTGTATGAATCCTACGAAAAGCTATTCACGACGGCCGCCGAGAACAACAAAGAAGTGCTGCTGGACCGGCAGTTTGTTAAAGACACGTACCCAATCAACGTATTCAACCTGCTGGCTCCCTACAGCCAGAAAAATGCGACCAGCACGTACGTCCCGACAAAGGCACTGGTCGATATGTACGAGACGACGACGGGGAAAGTAATCACTGATCCAACGAGCAGCTACGATCCGGCCAATCCGTACCAGAATCGTGACCCCCGGCTTAACTATTCCGTTTTTCTGGCGGGTGATCCATTGCCCAGCGGTGCTACGTTCCAGCCCGCGCCAAATAGCGGTACGGCCGATGCGGTGGGCAATACGTACATTGCTTCCACGACGGGTTTCAACATCAAGAAATACGTCAACGCAGAGGATTATGCCAACCCGGTTAATGGCGGCATCAACATTATTCTGCTCCGCTACGCCGAGATTTTGTTGACCTACGCTGAAGCCAAGATTGAGTTGAATCAGCTGGACGCCAGCGTAATCAGCGCGATCAACCTGGTACGAAACAGCCGGGCCGACGTAAAACAGCCGGCCATCAGCAGCACGGCTACGCAGGCGGAGCTGCGGGCGATTGTGCGTCGGGAACGGACTGTCGAGTTAGCGTTCGAAGGCGTGCGCCTGTTTGATATTCGCCGGAGGAAAACGGCGGAGACCGTACTGCCCGGCCCTGTATACGGCATTACGTACAAAGCGGATAATGGTGCTTTAGCCACCGTACAGGTCGTGGCCGTTAATCGAGTTTTTGATAAAAGTCGTCATTACCTTTGGCCCGTTCCGCAGCGCGAGTTGTACCTGACGCCATCACTCACGCAGACTGCCGGTTGGTAG
- a CDS encoding CocE/NonD family hydrolase yields the protein MKHLNTYSALLLLTALCLSRYVQAQTDVLKQLEAIAVIEQKVMMPMRDGVRLATDVFRPKGDGRYPIIFSKTPYNFNSWGDGELRQNSYQVALDAVKRGYAYVVQNERGKFFSEGNWDILGPPTTDAYDAFTWMTKQPWSNGKIGLYGCSSTAEWQMAAASLGHPALAAMVPQGFGAGVGKVGPFMEQGNWYRGGAQQMLFTTWLYGTQVDQLARPLFPKTATSEDLTRVSRFYDLAPEMPKVDWAQGLKHLPVQDIIKNVNGAKGIYEKMIVRKPNDPDWYKGGLYHENMPFNVPSYWFVSWYDVSTGPNLALFNHVRKNATDPKVRDSQYLVIAPTLHCAYRRATENTIVGERSVGDARLDYDTMIYGWFDHWLKDDKSDLSKMPRVKYYTMGANKWQTSDTWPPANINMTTYYLTSNGRANSLYGDGTLTPAAPPKTSPADAFAYDPMYPVPSYGGNVCCAGNSVQGGSFDQHQMETRQDILVYTTEPFANGVELTGSIESTLYVGSDAKDTDFTVKLIDVYPDGKAYNLDETILRARYREGFDKEVWLEKGKVYKLDLSPMTTSNFFAPGHRIRIEVSSSNFPRFDRNMNTGGNNVTETKSVVAHNQIFHSAQYPSQVRLPIVRN from the coding sequence ATGAAACACCTGAATACCTACTCAGCCTTGTTGCTGCTAACTGCGCTTTGCCTTTCTCGTTATGTCCAGGCGCAAACCGACGTTCTTAAACAGCTCGAGGCCATTGCCGTCATCGAGCAGAAAGTGATGATGCCCATGCGTGATGGCGTCCGCCTGGCCACCGATGTTTTCCGCCCCAAAGGCGATGGACGCTACCCGATTATCTTTTCCAAAACCCCTTACAACTTCAACAGCTGGGGCGACGGCGAACTCCGGCAGAACTCCTACCAGGTGGCCCTCGACGCGGTTAAGCGTGGATACGCGTACGTCGTACAGAACGAACGGGGTAAGTTTTTTTCCGAAGGCAACTGGGATATTCTCGGCCCGCCAACCACCGACGCCTACGACGCGTTTACGTGGATGACCAAACAACCGTGGTCCAACGGAAAAATTGGTCTGTACGGCTGCTCCTCAACCGCCGAATGGCAGATGGCAGCTGCATCGCTGGGGCATCCGGCGCTGGCCGCGATGGTACCCCAAGGCTTCGGTGCGGGCGTCGGCAAGGTAGGGCCATTTATGGAACAGGGAAACTGGTACCGGGGCGGGGCGCAGCAAATGCTCTTCACAACCTGGCTCTATGGCACCCAGGTCGATCAACTGGCGAGGCCGCTGTTTCCAAAAACAGCCACCAGCGAAGACCTGACCCGCGTCTCCCGCTTTTATGACCTGGCCCCCGAAATGCCTAAGGTCGACTGGGCGCAGGGCCTGAAACACCTGCCGGTACAGGACATTATCAAAAACGTAAACGGCGCGAAGGGTATCTACGAGAAAATGATCGTTCGGAAGCCCAACGACCCGGACTGGTACAAAGGCGGTCTGTACCACGAAAATATGCCCTTCAACGTGCCCAGCTACTGGTTTGTGTCCTGGTACGACGTATCAACGGGTCCCAACCTGGCTCTTTTTAATCACGTTCGAAAAAATGCAACCGATCCGAAGGTGCGCGACAGTCAGTATCTGGTCATTGCCCCTACGCTGCACTGCGCCTATAGACGGGCTACGGAAAATACGATTGTGGGCGAACGTAGCGTGGGCGACGCCCGGCTGGATTACGACACGATGATCTACGGCTGGTTCGACCACTGGCTGAAAGACGACAAGAGCGACCTCTCGAAAATGCCCCGTGTGAAATACTATACGATGGGGGCCAATAAATGGCAGACGTCGGACACCTGGCCCCCGGCGAACATAAACATGACCACGTATTACCTGACGAGCAACGGCCGGGCAAACAGCCTGTACGGTGACGGAACACTGACACCGGCCGCACCGCCCAAAACCAGTCCTGCCGATGCATTTGCGTATGATCCCATGTATCCGGTTCCCTCCTACGGCGGTAATGTCTGCTGCGCGGGCAACTCGGTGCAGGGCGGCTCGTTCGATCAGCACCAGATGGAAACGCGGCAGGATATTCTGGTGTACACCACCGAACCTTTCGCCAATGGTGTTGAGCTGACGGGCTCAATCGAATCGACGCTTTACGTTGGTTCTGACGCGAAAGATACCGATTTCACGGTCAAACTGATTGATGTGTATCCCGACGGTAAAGCCTATAATCTGGACGAAACCATCCTGCGCGCCCGCTATCGGGAGGGTTTCGATAAAGAGGTCTGGCTGGAAAAAGGCAAGGTGTACAAACTCGACCTGAGCCCGATGACGACCAGTAATTTCTTCGCACCGGGTCACCGCATCCGGATTGAAGTGTCGAGCAGTAATTTCCCCCGCTTTGATCGAAACATGAACACGGGGGGCAACAACGTTACCGAAACGAAAAGCGTGGTAGCTCACAACCAGATTTTCCACTCGGCTCAATATCCATCACAGGTACGCCTGCCGATCGTAAGAAACTAA